GTAGGGGCGGCTGACGGCGTCGAGCAGTGCGGCCTTCTGGTCCGGCTCGTAACCGAGCGCATCGATGCCGAGCGTCGCCGATGTCGGGTCGAGAATCCGCATGACGATCTTTTCGCCGTGCAGCGTCGGCAGCGTCGAGACACGGAAGTCGATCGCGCGGCTTTTCGACAGCACCAGCTTCATCCGGCCGTCCTGCGGGACGCGTTTTTCGGAGATGTCGAGCTTGGAGATCACCTTGATCCGCGAGGCGATCTTTTCCTTGATTGCCAGCGGCGGCTGGGCGATTTCGCGCAGGATGCCGTCCTGGCGGTAGCGGATCCGGTAGTACTTCTCGTACGGCTCGAAATGGATGTCCGACGCGCCGGCGTTGATCGCGTCGAGCAGGATTTTCTGCAGGTATTTGACGACCGGCGCGTCGTCGACGTCGATGTTCGCCGAATCGTTCTGCGGTTCGGGGTCGCCGCCGCTGATCTCGAGCTCGGACTCGTCCATCTCGAGATTCTTCAGCGTGGCGCCGGACGCCTCGAGCAACTGGTCGAGCAGTTTGACGAGCTTGTTGTCCTCGACGACGATCGGCTCGATCTGGCTGCCGGTCTGGAAGCGGACTTCCTCGGCGGCCTGCGAATTGGTGATATCGGAGACGCCGACGAAGAGCCGCGCGCCGCGCTTGAACAGCGGGACGATGCGCTGCGCCTGCATCACCTTGGTGTCGAGCATGCCCTGCGGAATGTAGCTGGGGTCGATCTGGTCGAGGTCGAGCAGCGGATAGCCGAAGGCCTGCGAGCTGAATTCGGCGACTTCCTTGGCGCTGATCTTGTTGCTTTGCAGCAGCTGGGCGATGAACGGCGTCTTGTTGGTCGCCGCGGCGCCTTGCAGCGCTTCGGCGTCGGTGTCGCTGAGTCGGCCATGCTGGACCAGCAGGCGGGCCAGGCCGGAAATCGAAGGCGTAGTGGACATGAGTATTGCGAGGACTCTTCGGTTCTAGTCTCGGACGTGCGACAGCTGCCGACGTCTCCTCGCGAAGAGTCTAGCACTGTGCGTCTGCACGGGGGCATCGACGGCGGTCACGGTCTCATCGAGGATACAAACGGACCATCCGGATGCTGCGGTCCTGGGTCTGGACGACCTCGAGCCGTTGTCCGGCGATGACCATGCAGGTGCCCGATTCGGGAATGTCCTCGAAGTATTCGAGAATCAGCCCGTTCAGCGTTTTCGGGCCGTCGGTGGGCAGGCCGAGCTTGAGCTTGCGGTTGAGGTCGCGCAGGCTCATCGTGCCGTCGAGCAGCAGGCTGCCGTCGGCCTGGCGGGCGAACTGGCCGCCGCTGGCCGGCGAATGGGTGGTGAATTCGCCGACCATCTGCTCGAGGATGTCCTCGAGCGTGACGAGGCCGAGCAGCTCGCCGTATTCGTCGACGACCAGCCCCATGCGGCGGTGGTTTTCCTGGAAGTTCTGCAGCTGCGTGAACAGCGGCGTGCCGGACGGGATGAAGTAGGGCTGGCGCATCAGCGCGCGGACCGCCGTCGCGTCGGTCTCGTCCTCGCTCAGCGAAATCAGCTTGCGGACCGGCAGGATGCCCTGGACGTTGTCCGGGTTGCCGGCATAAACCGGCAGGCGCGAATGGTGGCTGGTGAACAGCTCCTGCCGTAACTGGTCGGCCCGCATCTCTAGGTCGACCATCTCCATCTGGTGGCGCGGCGTCATCACGTCGTCGACGGTGACCTGGGCAAGCTCGAACAGGTTGAGCAGGATGGTGTGGTGCTTCTTGGCCATGAAGCGGCCGGATTCGAGCACCAGCAGCCGCAGCTCGTCCGGCGACAGCGCGGTCTGGTTGCCCTCGGGCTTGCGCAGCCGCAGCAGCCGCAGCAGTGCGGCCACGCACAGATTGACCAGCCAGACCGCCGGATAGAACACGCGCAGCAGCAGGGCGAGCGGGCCGCTGGCGAGCAGCGCGACCGGCTCCGGGTGGGTCGCGGCGATGACCTTCGGCGTCGCTTCCGAGAACACCAGGATCGCGAAGGCGGCCAGCAGCGTCGCAATGCCGAGCGCGAATTCGTTGCCGGCGAACAGCCTGGCGGTGATGATCGCCGCCAGCGTGGCCGACGCGGTATTGATGATCGTGTTGCCGAGCAGGATCACGCCGAGCAGCTTTTCGGTCTGGTTCAGCAGCTTCTGCGTCCGCAGCGCGGCGCGCTCGCCCTGCTTGACCTTGCTGGCGAGCCGGTAGCGGTTGATCGCCATCATCGCCGTCTCTGCGGCGGAAAAAAACGCCGAACTCGCCAGGCAGGCAATCAGTGCGGCGAACAGGACGGAGAGGGGGACGTCTTCCACGCGATGGGTCCGTTGGGGCGGGCGGCCCGGTCAGTATGGGCCTAGCCGGCGTGGCGCAGGACGGCCTCGGCGACGAAACGCGTGCCGGCATAGCCGAGCAGCAGCAGCACGCAGCCGCCGAGCGTGAAGCGTGCGGCGATCCGGCCGCGCCAGCCGAGCCGGTAGCGGCCGACGAGCAGCACGGCGAAGCACAGCCACGCGGTGAGCGAGAACACGATCTTGTGGCCAAGCCCCGGCGCATGGCCGTAGATGTGTTCGGCAAAGACCGCACCGGTGGCCAGCGCAACGGTCAGCATCGCAAAGCCGAAACCGACGCTGGCGAACAGCAGTCGCTCGAGCGCCAGCAGCGGCGGCAGCTGGCGGATCAGCACGTGCGCATCGGCGTGGTGCAGGCGGCGGTCGGCCAGCCGCATCAGGATCGCCGTGCCGGCGGCGTTGGCGAACAGGCCGTAGGCGAGCATCGCGGTCAGGAAGTGCAGCCGCGACACGGCGCTTTGCGGGTAGGTGAGTGCGTGTCCCGGCGGCAGCAGCAGGCTGAGGCCGAGCATCGCCGAGACGATGACCAGCAGGATGGGTTGCAGCCCTTCGAGCCGGTAGGCGAGGTGGCCGACCAGGTACAGCAGCAGTGCCAGCCATGCCGTCAGCGACAGCGCCTCGGCGGCGCCGAAGCGCAGCGGACTTTGCGCCAGATGCGGCCACAGCGACAGCCCGTGCAGCGCCAGTGCGAGCAGCAGCAGGCCCTGCTCGAGGCCGGGGCGCGGCGCCGAGGCGGCCGAAAGCCGGGAGCGGCAGAAATGCCAGCCCAGGCCAAGGTAGACGACGAGCGCGGAAGCGGCGAGCCAGGTCACGAAGCCAAATCGGGTAGAATGCGGAGATTCACAGTCTAACAGAGCGGCTGCGCCAGCGCGGGCCGGGAAAGGGTCGTATCCATGCTTGAGAATCTGTCCACTCGTCTCTCCGGGGTCGTCAAGACGCTGCGCGGCAATGCCCGGCTGACCGAGGACAATATTCAGGACGCGCTGCGCGAAGTACGCATGGCGCTGCTCGAGGCCGACGTGGCGCTGCCGGTGGTCAAGGGCTTTATTGCCGACATCAAGGTACGCGCGCTCGGCCAGGAAGTGATCGGCAGCCTGACGCCGGGGCAGGCGCTGGTCGGCGTCGTCTACGAAGAGCTGACCAAGCTGATGGGCGCGCAGAACGACGGCCTCAACCTGGCCGCGGTGCCGCCCGCCGTGGTGCTGATGGCCGGCCTGCAGGGCGCCGGCAAGACCACGACGAGCGGCAAGCTCGCCAAGCGCCTCAAGGAAGAGCAGAAGAAGAAGGTGCTGGTCGTCTCGGCCGACGTCTACCGCCCGGCGGCGATCGAACAGCTCAAGACCATCGCCGGCCAGCTCGACGTCGAGTGCTTCCCGTCGGACGTCAGCCAGAAGCCGGTCGACATCGCGCTGGCGGCGCTCGACTACGCCAAGAGGCACTTTTTCGACGTGCTGATCGTCGACACCGCCGGCCGTCTGGCGATCGACGAGGCGATGATGGTCGAAATCAAGGCGGTCCACGCCGCGATCAAGCCGGTCGAAACCCTGTTCGTCGTCGACGCGATGCAGGGCCAGGACGCGGTCAATACCGCCCAGGCGTTCAACGAGGCGCTGCCACTGACCGGTGTCGTGCTGACCAAGATGGACGGCGACTCGCGCGGTGGCGCGGCGCTGTCGGTCCGGCACATCACCGGCAAGCCGATCAAGTTCATCGGCGTCGGCGAAAAACTCACCGGGATCGAGCCGTTCCACCCGGACCGGATGGCCAGCCGGATCCTCGGCATGGGCGACGTGCTCAGCCTGATCGAAGACGTGCAGAAGACCGTCGACGAAGCCGAAGCGCTGAAAATGATGAAGAAGGTCAAGTCCGGCAAGGGCTTCGACCTCGAGGACTTCAAGGCACAGATCGGCCAGATGAAGAAAATGGGCGGCATGTCGGCGCTGCTCGACAAGCTGCCGGGCATGGGCCAGATCGGCGAGATGGCCAACCAGCAGGTCACCGACAAGGCCGTTGCGCGGATCGAGGGCATCATCAATTCGATGACGCCCGCCGAGCGCAAGAAACCCGAGCTGATCAAGGCCAGCCGCAAGCGCCGCATCGCCACCGGTGCCGGCGTCACGGTGCAGGAAGTCAACAAGCTGCTCAACCAGTTCGAGCAGACGCAGAAGATGATGAAGCAGTTCAGCAAGGGCGGCATGGCGAAAATGATGCGCGGCATGAAGGGCATGTTGCCCGGCATGTAACCGTTTATCGCGGCGTCACCGCTCGACGGGCTTGTACTGGCTTGACTTTTTCTCGTACAATCGCCTGTTTCGCATAAACCGATTTACTGGATATCTGACATGGTTGTGATTCGTCTTGCCCGCGGCGGCGCCAAGAACCGCCCGTTCTACAACGTCGTTGTTTCCGATTCGCGCAACCGCCGCGACGGCCGCTTCATCGAGCGCGTGGGTTTCTACAACCCGCTGGCAGCCGAAAGCGAAGAAGGCCTGCGTCTGGCCATGGACCGCGTCAACTACTGGATCGGTGTCGGCGCGCAAGTGAACGACTCGGTCGCCAAGCTGCTGAAGGGCTACACCCCGGTCGCAGCGTAAGCTGACCGTGGTACGCACTCCTTCTGCCCCGCAGGCAGTCCCGGACGATCTGGTCGTCATGGGCTACGTCAGCGGGGCGTTTGGCATTCGTGGCTGGCTCAACGTCGTTGCCGATACCGAACATGCCGACAGCCTGCTCGACTACGAGACCTGGTGGCTCAAGCGTGACGGTGTGTGGTGCAGCTATGTCCTCGAAGAGGGCGCGGTTCATACCAAGAAGCTCGCTGCCAAATTCAGCGGTGTCGACGATCGCGATCACGCCTTCGCGCTCAAGGGCTGCGAAGTCGCCGTGCCGCGCAGCCTGATGCCCGAGGCGGGTGATGGCGAGTATTACTGGGCCGACCTGGTGGGCATGACGGTGGTCAATACCGCCGGCGAGACGCTCGGCATCGTCGACAAGCTGTTTGCCACCGGCGCGAACGATGTGCTGGTCGTCAGGGATGGCGAGACCGAGCGCCTGCTGCCTTTCGTCAAGCAGGTCGTGCTCAAGGTCGATACCGAGGCGCGCAGCCTCAGCGTCGACTGGGGTCTGGACTACTGAACGGCATGACGCGGCAGATCGACGTCGTTACGCTGTTCCCGGAAATGTTCGATGCGATCACCCGCTCCGGGGTGACGCGGCGAGCGGTGGAGCTCGGGGTTTTCGCGTTGCAGACGTGGAACCCGCGCGACTTCACCACCGACAACTATCGGCGTGTCGACGATCGCCCCTTCGGCGGCGGTCCCGGCATGGTGATGCAGCCCGAACCGCTCGAGCGCTCGATCGAGGCCGCCAAGGCGCGGCAGCGCGAGCTCGGGGCAAGGAGCAGGGTGGTTTACCTGTCGCCGCAGGGGCAGCGCCTGTCGCATGCCAAGGCGGTCGAGCTGGCCGGACTCGACGGGCTGGTGCTGCTGTGCGGCCGGTATGAAGGCGTTGACGAGCGGCTGATCCAGCGGCAGGTCGACGAGGAAATATCGATCGGCGATTACGTGCTGTCGGGGGGCGAGCTGCCGGCGATGGTGCTGATCGACGCGATCGCCAGGCTCTGGCCCGGGGTGCTCAATACCCAGGCCAGCGCCGAAGAAGATTCGTTTGTGGACGGGTTGCTCGATTGCCCGCATTACACCCGTCCCGAGGATTACCGCGGCATGGCGGTTCCGGAAGTCCTGCTTTCGGGAAATCATGCCAACATACGTCGCTGGCGTTTGAAGCAAGCGCTGGGCCGCACCTGGTTGCGCCGCCCGGATCTGCTCGCGGATCGCCGGCTTTCCAAAGAGGAAGCTCGTCTTCTGGCTGAATTCCAGTCCGAGTCCGCGGACTCGCCCGATCAAGGGTAGAAGGAACAAGCTTCGCAAGGAGTAATGCAATGAACCTGATTCAGCAACTCGAACAAGAAGAAATCGCTCGTCTGGGCAAGACCGTTCCGGAATTCGCACCGGGCGACACCGTGATCGTTCAGGTCAAGGTGAAGGAAGGTACGCGTGAGCGTCTGCAGGCTTACGAAGGCGTCGTGATTGCCAAGCGCAACCGCGGCCTGAACAGCTCGTTCATCGTCCGCAAGATTTCGTCGGGCGAAGGCGTCGAGCGTACGTTCCAGACCTTCTCGCCGCTGGTCGCTTCGATCGAAGTGAAGCGTCGCGGTGACGTCCGTCGCGCCAAGCTGTACTACCTCCGCGATCGTTCGGGCAAGTCGGCCCGTATCAAGGAAAAGCTGCCGGCCCGCAAGACCGTGGCTGCCGCCAAGTAAGGCGACTCCTTGTGCGGAAAACGCGGAGCTCAGGCTCCGCGTTTTTTTATGCCCGGCGATATCATGCCGGATGTACTGGCCAAGGAGCGTCGTCATGCCGAACGCGATCGAATACACCGGCTATCAGGCCGTCATCGCCACGCCGGTATCCCGGCTCGGGCTGCTGGCCGATGGCGACGTGCTGCTGCGGCTGGATTTCCTGCCCGACGAAGCGCCGCTGCACCCGCCGGCGACCAGCTTGCTGCAGGAAACGGAAAGACAGCTGGCGGCCTATTTCGGCGACGCCGGCTTCCGGTTCTCCCTGCCTTATCGTCTGGTGGGTACCGAGCACCAGCGCCGGGTCTGGCAGGCGATCGCGGCGATACCCGCGGGGCAGGTGCTGCGCTACGGCGACATTTCCGCCGCGCTGGGCTCGAGCGCGCGCGCGGTCGGCGGGGCGTGCGGGGACAACCCCCTGCCGATCGTCGTCCCTTGCCACCGGGTCGTCGCCGCGGCCGGGCTCGGGGGCTTCAACGCCAGTCGGCTCGGCATCGACTGGCTGCCGATCAAGCGCCGCTTGCTGCAGCACGAAGGCTGGCTCGGATGAAGCGCGACGCCGATGCGGTGCTGGTCGACGAATTCGTCGATGCGGTCTGGCTGGCCGAGCAGCTGGCGGCGAATACCGTCAACAGCTACCGGCTCGATCTTGCGATCTGGGCCGACTGGCTGGCCGACCGCGACACCGCCTTGCTGGCGGCCGGGCGTGACGACGTCCAGGCCTTCCTTGCCCGACAGGCGCGGACGCTCAAGGCGGCGACGCTGGCGCGGCGGCTGGCCAGCCTGCGCAAGTTCTACCGGCACTGGCTCGAGCACGAGCGCATCGCGGTCGATCCGACCGAGACGCTGCGCTCGCCGAAGCGGGTGAGGCCGTTGCCGAAAGCGCTGACCGAGGCGCAGGTCGAGGCCTTGCTGGCGGCGCCGCAGGTCGGCGAGCCGGCCGGCCTGCGTGACCGGGCGATGCTCGAACTGATGTACGCGACCGGGATGCGGGTGTCCGAAGTCGTCGCGCTGCGCAGCGATGCGCTGCATCTGGGCTCGGCGTATCTGACGGTGGCGCACGGCAAGGGAGACAAGGACCGCCTGGTGCCGGTCGGCGAAATCGCGCAGGACTGGCTGGTCCGCTATCTGAAGGAAGCGCGCCCGCTGCTCGTCGCCGGCCGGTTTGCGCCGACCGTGTTCGTCAATCAGCGGGGCGAGCCGCTGACCCGCCAGGGCGCCTGGTACATCCTCAAGCAGTACGCGGCTGCAGCCGCGATCGACGCCGACAAGCTCAGCCCGCATGTGCTGCGTCATGCGTTTGCCACGCACCTGCTCGATCATGGTGCCGATTTGCGCATCGTGCAGAGTCTGCTCGGTCATGCCGACATCAGCACCACGCAGATCTATACCCATATCGCCCGGGCGCGGCTGCAGGCGCTGCATCGCCACCACCCGAGGCAAAAAAGCTGAGGCGCAAATGGTGCCAATCGCATATTCTGGCGTGGTGTAAGACCTAGCCAAACTAAAGGGGGTAAATATGGCAGAACCTAGCCTGGTTAATGAAGGGCTGCAGAAAGCAGGCCAGTTGCAAACACTGGTCACCGACTACGCTGCCGCGTTCGGCGTGAAGATTCTGGTCGCGATCGCGTTCTGGGTGATCGGCCGCTGGCTGATCGGCTTCGCGGTCCGTCTGGTGCAGCGCTCGCTCGAGAACCAGAAGGTCGATCCGACCGTGCTGCGTTACCTCGGCTCGGTCATCACGGTCACGCTGAACATCCTGCTGGTCGTCGGCATCCTCGGTTACTTTGGCGTGCAGACGACGACGTTCGCCGCGCTGATCGCCGCGCTCGGCCTGGCGGTCGGCATGGCGTGGTCGGGCTTGCTGGCGAACTTCGCCGGCGGCGCGTTCATCATCGTGTTGCGGCCGTTCAAGGTCGGCGATTTCGTCTCCGCCGGCGGCGTGACCGGCACGATCAAGGAGATCGGCCTGTTCGCCACGGCGATCAATACGCCGGACAACGTGCTGACGCTGGTCGGCAACAACAAGATCTTCAGCGACACGATCCAGAACTTCACCCACAACCCGTTCCGCCGCGTCGATCTCAAGGCGCAACTGTCGGGAGCCGCCGACTACCAGGCGGCGATTGCCGCGCTGAAGGGGCGGATCGCCGCGATCCCGAACGTGGTCGCCGAGCCGGCCGTCGACGTCGAAATCCTCGAGTTCAACCTGGTGGGGCCGGTGCTGGCGGTGCGGCCGTACTGCCACAACGACAACTACTGGCAGGTGTACTTCGACACCAACAAGACGATCAAGGACGTGCTCGGCACCGACTTCCCGGCGCCGATGCCGGCGCAGACGGTCATCGTCCAGCAGTCGTAAACGGATAACGCAGCCAAAAACAAACCCCGCCTGTGCGGGGTTTGTTTTTGGAGGGACGGATCAGGCGGGAACCGGCTCGGTGACCGGGAAGTCGAGCACGACCTTGCCGTCGTCGTCGACATCGATCGTCACGTCGCCGCCGTGGGTCAGCCGGCCGAACAGCAACTCGTCGGCCAATGCCTTGCGGATCGTGTCCTGGATCAGCCTGGCCATCGGCCGCGCGCCCATCAGCGGATCGAAGCCCTTGCTTGCAAGCATGTCCTTCAGCGCGCCGGTGAAGTGCGCGTCGACCTTCTTCTCCTGCAGCTGCATTTCCAGCTGCAGCAGGAACTTGTCGACCACCTGCAGGATGATCTCGTGCGACAGCGGCGCGAACGGAATCACCGCGTCGAGCCGGTTGCGGAACTCCGGCGTGAACAGGCGCTTGATCTCCTGCATCTCGTCGCCGGCCTCCTTCCTGGCGGTGAAGCCCATCACCGGCTTGTTCAGCGCCTCGGCGCCGGCGTTGGTCGTCATCACCACGATCACGTTGCGGAAGTCCGCCTTGCGGCCGTTGTTGTCGGTCAGCGTACCGTGGTCCATCACCTGCAGCAGCACGTTGAAGATGTCCGGATGCGCCTTCTCGATCTCGTCGAGCAGCAGCACCGCGTACGGATGCTTGTTGACCGCCTCGGTCATCAGCCCGCCCTGCTCGAAGCCGACGTAGCCCGGTGGCGCGCCGATCAGCCGGCTGACCGCATGGCGCTCCATGTATTCGGACATGTCGAAGCGGATCAGCTCGATCCCGAGCGTGTACGCAAGCTGCCGGGCGACCTCGGTCTTGCCGACGCCGGTCGGGCCGCTGAACAGGAAGGCACCGATCGGCTTCTGCGGGTTGCCAAGGCCGGCACGCGCCATCTTGATCGCGGTCGACAAGGCTTCGATCGCCTTGTCCTGACCGAACACGACGTTCTTCAAATCGCGGTCCAGCGTCTTCAGCGCGCTCTTGTCGTCGTTCGAGACGTTCTTCGGCGGAATCCGTGCGATCTTCGAGACGATGTCCTCGATCTCGTGCTTGTTGATCGTCTTCTTCTGCTTCGAGCGCGGCAGAATCTTCTGCGCCGCGCCGGCTTCGTCGATCACGTCGATCGCCTTGTCGGGCAGGTGGCGGTCGTTGATGTACTTGGCCGACAGCTCGGCGGCCGAGGTCAGCGCCGCCAGCGTGTACTTGACGCCATGGTGCGACTCGAACTTCTCCTTCAGCCCCTTGAGGATCTCGATCGTCTGCTGGACGGTCGGCTCGACCACGTCGATCTTCTGGAAGCGACGCGACAGCGCGTTGTCCTTCTCGAAGATGCCGCGATACTCGGTGTAGGTCGTCGCGCCGATGCACTTGAGCGTGCCGTTCGATAGCGCAGGCTTGAGCAGGTTGGACGCATCCAGCGTACCACCGGACGCCGCGCCGGCGCCGACGAGGGTGTGGATCTCGTCGATGAACAGGATCGCGTTGCGTTCCTCGGTCAGTTGCTTGATCACCGCCTTGAGGCGCTGCTCGAAGTCGCCGCGGTACTTGGTGCCGGCGAGCAGCGCGCCCATGTCGAGTGCGTAGACGGTTGCGTCGGCGAGAATGTCGGGGACGTCGCCCTCGACGATGCTGCGCGCGAGCCCTTCGGCGATCGCGGTCTTGCCGACGCCGGCTTCGCCGACCAGCAGCGGGTTGTTCTTGCGGCGGCGGCAGAGGATCTGCACGACACGCTCGAGCTCGCTGTCACGGCCGATCAGCGGGTCGATCTTGCCGGCGAGGGCCTGCTGGTTGAGGTTCTGGGTGAAGTTCTCCAGCGCACCGCCGGTCGCGGCCTCGCCCTCGTGTTCCTCTCCGGGCGACTCGGGCTTCGGCGCCGGTTGCGCGCCGCCGCCGGCCTTGGCAATGCCGTGCGAGATGAAGTTGACGACGTCGAGCCGGGTGATGCCCTGCTGGTGCAGGAAGTACACCGCGTGGCTGTCCTTCTCGCCGAAGATCGCGACCAGCACGTTGGCGCCGGTGACTTCCTTCTTGCCCGAGCTCTGCACGTGCAGGATCGCGCGCTGGATGACGCGCTGGAAGCCGATCGTCGGCTGGGTTTCGACTTCGCCACTGCCCGACACCACCGGCGTGTGCTCGGTGACGAAGTCGGACAACTGCCGCCGCAGCTCGTCGATATTGGCGCTGCATGCGCGCAGCACCTCGGCGGCCGACGGGTTGTCGAGCAGCGCGAGCAGCAGGTGCTCGACGGTGATGTATTCGTGGCGCTTTTGCCTAGCCTCCATGAAGGCCATGTGGAGGCTCACTTCCAGTTCCTGGGCGATCATTCGTTCACCTCCATGATGCATTGAAGCGGGTGTTGGTGCTGACGGGCATGCTGACTCACTTGGCTGACCTTGGTCGCCGCGATGTCCCTGGGGTAAACCCCACAGATGCCGCGGCCCTCTTTATGGACTTTGAGCATCACGATTGTCGCTTGTTCAAGCCCCAGACCGAAAAATTGCTGGAGCACCTCGACGACGAACTCCATCGGCGTGTAGTCGTCGTTGAGCAGGACCACCCGGTACATCGGCGGTGCTGCGGCACGGCGCTCCTTTTCTGCGAGTGAGGGGTCAAGCTGATGCTGTGTCGCCATGATTTTCCGTCTGTCTCCGCTCTTTTATTTTGGTCTGTAGGGGGGGCTTTTCAAGCGTGCCAGCCAAACAACACTCAACGAATTGTGCCAACCGATTCCCTTGACCTGTTTCGTCAATATCGCGTAAAAATGAACCGCGTTTGATAGCCAAGCATCATGCCGTACCGGTATTCCCGTTGTGCAGGCCTTGATGTCAAACCTCAACGCCCGCAAGGGTGCAATGCGTTCACAGTTTTTTTGGAGAAATACGCCAAATGGCAACGGGTACCGTTAAGTGGTTCAATGATTCCAAGGGCTTCGGCTTCATCACTCCGGACGAAGGCGGCGAGGACATCTTCGCTCATTTCTCGGCGATCAACATGCCGGGCTTCAAGACCCTGAAGGAAGGCCAGCGCGTGTCGTTCGAAGTGGCGCAAGGCCCGAAGGGCAAGCAAGCCGCCAACATCCAGGGCGCCTAAGCGTCCGCGATGTCGAAAAGGCCCCGCGCGAGCGGGGCTTTTTCATTGTGCGCGCCGGCGCCGCAACAAAAAACCCCGCCGAGGCGGGGTTTTCGTCATCGCGGGGATTTTACATCCGGGCGATGATCGCCTTGCCGAAGGCCGAGCACGACACTTCCTCGGCGCCGTCCATCAGGCGGGCGAAGTCGTAGGTCACGACCTTGTCCTGGATGGTCTTTTCGGTTGCGCTGATGATCAGGTCGGCGGCTTCCTTCCAGCCCAGATGGCGCAGCATCATTTCGGCCGACAGCAGCAGCGAGCCCGGGTTGACCTTGTCCTGGCCGGCGTACTTCGGTGCCGTGCCGTGGGTCGCTTCGAAGCAGGCGATGTTGTCCGACAGGTTGGCGCCCGGGGCGATGCCGATGCCGCCGACTTGTGCTGCGAGCGCGTCCGACACGTAGTCGCCATTGAGGTTCAGCGTGGCGATCACGTCGTATTCGGCCGGGCGCAGCAGGATCTGCTGCAGGAAGGCGTCGGCGATCACGTCCTTGATCACGATGCCGTTCGGCAGTTGCAGCCACGGGCCGCCGTCGATCTCGACGCCGCCGAATTCACGCTTGGCAAGCTCGTAGCCCCACTGGCGGAACATGCCTTCGGTGAACTTCATGATGTTGCCCTTGTGGACCAGGGTCACCGACTTGCGATTGTTGTCGATCGCGTACTGGATCGCCTTGCGCACCAAGCGCTCGGTGCCTTCCTTGCTGACGGGCTTGATGCCGATCGACGACGACTCTGGGAAGCGGATCTTCTTGACGCCCATTTCGCCTTGCAGGAAGTCGATGACCTTCTTGGCGCCTTCGGTCTGGGCTTCCCATTCGATGCCGGCGTAGATGTCTTCGGTGTTCTCGCGGAAGATCACCATGTCGGTCAGGTCCGGGCGCTTCAGCGGCGACGGTACGCCGGAGAAGTAGCGCACCGGGCGCAGGCAGACGTAGAGGTCGAGCTGCTGGCGCAGCGCGACGTTGAGCGAACGGATGCCGCCGCCGACCGGGGTCGCCAGCGGGCCCTTGATCGACACGACGTAGTCCTTCAGCGCGGCGAGGGTTTCTTCCGGCAGGTAGTTGTCGTTGCCGTAGACCTTGGCAGCCTTCTCGCCGCAGTAGATTTCCATCCAGTGGATCTTCCGGCTGCCGCCGTAGCATTTGGCCACGGCTGCATCGACGACGTCCTTCATCACCGGGGTGATGTCGACACCAATGCCATCGCCTTCGATGAACGGAATGATCGGGTTATCGGGCGTTGCCAGGTTCGGGACGATCTTGGCGCCTTCGGCGGGGACTTTGATGTAGCTCATCGCGCTCTTCCTGCAGATGGGGTTATGACAATGCTGTAACGGCAGCAGACAAACTACGATTATGGCGTGAAGATTCACGTCGTGCAAAGCCAAGCTTGCGGATCAACCGGTAAAATCGCGGCATGGCCCGTTTGATTCTGCTCAATAAACCGTTTGGCGTGATCTGCCAGTTCTCGCCCAGCCCGCCGCACCAGTCGCTGGCCGACTACGTGCGCGTGTCCGATGTCTATCCGGCCGGCCGGCTCGATACCGATTCGGAAGGGCTGCTGCTGCTGACCGACTCGGGGCCGCTGCAGGCGCGCATTGCCGATCCGAAACACAAGCTGCCCAAGACCTACTGGGTGCAGGTCGACGGCGCGCCGACGGAGGCCGATCTCGAACCGCTGCGCCGTGGCGTCGATCTGGGCGACTTTACCGCCAAGCCGGCGC
This window of the Jeongeupia sp. USM3 genome carries:
- the clpS gene encoding ATP-dependent Clp protease adapter ClpS, whose protein sequence is MATQHQLDPSLAEKERRAAAPPMYRVVLLNDDYTPMEFVVEVLQQFFGLGLEQATIVMLKVHKEGRGICGVYPRDIAATKVSQVSQHARQHQHPLQCIMEVNE
- a CDS encoding cold-shock protein; the encoded protein is MATGTVKWFNDSKGFGFITPDEGGEDIFAHFSAINMPGFKTLKEGQRVSFEVAQGPKGKQAANIQGA
- the clpA gene encoding ATP-dependent Clp protease ATP-binding subunit ClpA, translating into MIAQELEVSLHMAFMEARQKRHEYITVEHLLLALLDNPSAAEVLRACSANIDELRRQLSDFVTEHTPVVSGSGEVETQPTIGFQRVIQRAILHVQSSGKKEVTGANVLVAIFGEKDSHAVYFLHQQGITRLDVVNFISHGIAKAGGGAQPAPKPESPGEEHEGEAATGGALENFTQNLNQQALAGKIDPLIGRDSELERVVQILCRRRKNNPLLVGEAGVGKTAIAEGLARSIVEGDVPDILADATVYALDMGALLAGTKYRGDFEQRLKAVIKQLTEERNAILFIDEIHTLVGAGAASGGTLDASNLLKPALSNGTLKCIGATTYTEYRGIFEKDNALSRRFQKIDVVEPTVQQTIEILKGLKEKFESHHGVKYTLAALTSAAELSAKYINDRHLPDKAIDVIDEAGAAQKILPRSKQKKTINKHEIEDIVSKIARIPPKNVSNDDKSALKTLDRDLKNVVFGQDKAIEALSTAIKMARAGLGNPQKPIGAFLFSGPTGVGKTEVARQLAYTLGIELIRFDMSEYMERHAVSRLIGAPPGYVGFEQGGLMTEAVNKHPYAVLLLDEIEKAHPDIFNVLLQVMDHGTLTDNNGRKADFRNVIVVMTTNAGAEALNKPVMGFTARKEAGDEMQEIKRLFTPEFRNRLDAVIPFAPLSHEIILQVVDKFLLQLEMQLQEKKVDAHFTGALKDMLASKGFDPLMGARPMARLIQDTIRKALADELLFGRLTHGGDVTIDVDDDGKVVLDFPVTEPVPA
- the icd gene encoding NADP-dependent isocitrate dehydrogenase, producing MSYIKVPAEGAKIVPNLATPDNPIIPFIEGDGIGVDITPVMKDVVDAAVAKCYGGSRKIHWMEIYCGEKAAKVYGNDNYLPEETLAALKDYVVSIKGPLATPVGGGIRSLNVALRQQLDLYVCLRPVRYFSGVPSPLKRPDLTDMVIFRENTEDIYAGIEWEAQTEGAKKVIDFLQGEMGVKKIRFPESSSIGIKPVSKEGTERLVRKAIQYAIDNNRKSVTLVHKGNIMKFTEGMFRQWGYELAKREFGGVEIDGGPWLQLPNGIVIKDVIADAFLQQILLRPAEYDVIATLNLNGDYVSDALAAQVGGIGIAPGANLSDNIACFEATHGTAPKYAGQDKVNPGSLLLSAEMMLRHLGWKEAADLIISATEKTIQDKVVTYDFARLMDGAEEVSCSAFGKAIIARM